A genome region from Alteripontixanthobacter maritimus includes the following:
- the rpmI gene encoding 50S ribosomal protein L35 produces the protein MPKLKTKSGVKKRFKLTATGKVKHGVAGKRHRLTHHRAKYIRQNRGTDVLAKADWAAVKKWAPYGLS, from the coding sequence ATGCCCAAGCTGAAGACCAAGAGCGGTGTGAAGAAACGCTTCAAACTGACCGCAACCGGCAAGGTGAAGCATGGGGTGGCCGGCAAGCGCCACCGCCTGACGCATCACCGTGCGAAATATATCCGCCAGAACCGCGGCACCGACGTGTTGGCGAAAGCCGACTGGGCTGCCGTGAAAAAGTGGGCTCCATACGGGCTCAGCTGA
- the pheS gene encoding phenylalanine--tRNA ligase subunit alpha, whose translation MADELQTRTDTTLADIAAAPDGEALEALRVAALGKKGWVSALLKTLGGMTPEQRQSEGPKIQAVRAAVADAIAARKAAIDAAELDARLANETLDLTLPAPETPRGSVHPVSQVMDELAEIFADLGFAVKTGPEIEDDWHNFTALNMAESHPARAMHDTFYFPDTDAEGRKMLLRTHTSPVQIRSMMAEGAPIRIIAPGRVYRSDSDATHTPMFHQIEGLVIDRDIHLGHLKWTLETFLKAFFETDDIVLRLRPSYFPFTEPSVEVDVGFAVNDAGKRTLGGSGDAPGHGWMELLGSGMVNRRVIEFAGLDADKYQGFAFGVGVDRLAMLKYGMDDLRAFFDGDNRWLAHYGFNPLAQPTLSAGVGERA comes from the coding sequence ATGGCAGACGAACTTCAGACCCGCACGGACACCACCTTGGCCGACATTGCCGCCGCACCCGACGGCGAGGCGCTGGAGGCGTTGCGCGTTGCCGCTTTGGGCAAGAAGGGCTGGGTCAGCGCGCTTCTGAAAACACTTGGCGGGATGACCCCCGAACAGCGGCAGAGCGAAGGTCCGAAAATCCAGGCCGTGCGCGCTGCGGTCGCCGATGCCATCGCGGCGCGCAAGGCAGCGATCGATGCGGCAGAGCTGGATGCGCGGTTGGCGAACGAAACACTCGACCTGACACTGCCTGCACCCGAAACCCCGCGCGGCAGCGTCCATCCGGTAAGCCAGGTGATGGACGAGCTGGCGGAGATCTTCGCCGACTTGGGCTTTGCGGTTAAAACCGGCCCGGAAATCGAGGATGATTGGCACAATTTCACCGCGCTCAATATGGCCGAAAGCCATCCGGCGCGCGCGATGCACGATACGTTCTATTTCCCTGACACGGATGCAGAGGGGCGCAAGATGCTGCTCCGCACGCATACGTCGCCGGTGCAGATCCGGTCGATGATGGCGGAAGGCGCGCCGATCCGCATCATCGCGCCAGGCCGCGTCTATCGAAGCGACAGCGATGCCACCCATACGCCCATGTTCCACCAGATCGAAGGGCTGGTGATCGACCGCGACATTCACCTCGGCCACCTGAAATGGACCCTTGAGACGTTCCTGAAAGCGTTTTTCGAAACCGACGATATCGTGCTGCGGCTGCGGCCGTCCTACTTCCCTTTCACCGAACCCTCGGTCGAGGTTGATGTGGGCTTCGCTGTGAATGATGCTGGCAAACGCACTCTAGGCGGAAGCGGCGATGCGCCGGGGCACGGATGGATGGAGCTGCTCGGCAGCGGCATGGTCAACCGGCGCGTGATCGAATTCGCCGGGCTGGACGCGGACAAATATCAGGGCTTTGCCTTCGGCGTCGGCGTGGACCGGCTGGCCATGCTGAAATACGGCATGGACGATCTGCGCGCCTTCTTCGATGGTGATAATCGCTGGCTGGCGCATTACGGCTTCAACCCGCTGGCCCAGCCGACGCTTTCCGCCGGTGTAGGAGAGCGGGCATGA
- a CDS encoding endonuclease/exonuclease/phosphatase family protein — protein MSGAVHRPHGSHKPHGPTGRIRVATYNIHKSIGTDGVCDPMRIISVLREMDADIVALQEADRRFGSRASTLPLVALDDTPWRPLDLGRRPRSIGWHGNALLVRRGLEARAVHALDVPTLEPRGAVSADIVTHGGALRVAGMHCDLSGFRRRAQFRAVLDHTEAQRPNLPTVLMGDFNQWGVASGAMRAFGNGWQVLTPGPTFPGRRPVAQLDRIVITRNLHCVASGVHHSGLASIASDHLPVWADIELPN, from the coding sequence ATGAGCGGGGCCGTACACAGACCGCACGGATCGCACAAACCGCATGGCCCCACCGGCCGGATCCGGGTTGCAACCTACAACATCCACAAGTCCATCGGCACGGACGGGGTGTGCGATCCCATGCGGATCATTTCGGTACTGCGCGAGATGGATGCCGATATCGTCGCCTTGCAGGAAGCTGACCGCCGCTTCGGTAGTCGAGCGAGTACTCTTCCGCTTGTCGCTCTCGACGATACGCCATGGCGGCCACTCGACCTAGGGCGCAGGCCACGCAGTATCGGCTGGCACGGTAACGCCTTGCTGGTGCGGCGGGGGCTTGAAGCGAGGGCCGTGCACGCGCTCGACGTACCCACGCTGGAGCCGCGCGGTGCCGTTTCCGCCGATATTGTAACGCACGGCGGCGCGCTGCGCGTGGCGGGTATGCATTGTGACTTGTCGGGCTTCCGCCGCCGCGCGCAGTTCCGCGCTGTGCTCGACCATACCGAAGCGCAGCGGCCTAATTTGCCAACGGTCCTGATGGGTGACTTCAACCAGTGGGGCGTGGCGAGCGGAGCGATGCGCGCGTTCGGCAATGGATGGCAGGTGCTGACCCCTGGGCCCACCTTTCCCGGCCGCCGCCCCGTGGCGCAGCTCGACCGGATCGTCATTACCCGAAACCTGCATTGTGTCGCTTCAGGAGTCCATCACAGCGGGTTGGCAAGCATCGCATCGGACCACCTACCGGTCTGGGCGGATATCGAACTGCCTAACTAA
- a CDS encoding pyridoxamine 5'-phosphate oxidase family protein, translating to MEFSDAIDAKHRAMIEAQPVFFVATAAASGRINLSPKGYDAFRILGPNRVAYLDLGGSGNETHAHALANGRITVMFCNWQQPALILRLYGAVTPVLPQDGGWDALAAHFTLMPGTRQIFDIEVDSVQTSCGWGVPVMELDHERKTLLKAHANSEPEQWASKMSSRTSSIDGLPTRATDRYIEGEFPPGLE from the coding sequence ATGGAATTTTCGGACGCAATCGACGCCAAACACCGGGCCATGATCGAGGCGCAGCCGGTGTTCTTCGTGGCGACTGCGGCAGCGAGCGGGCGCATCAACTTGAGTCCCAAAGGTTATGATGCCTTTCGCATCCTCGGTCCGAACAGAGTGGCTTATCTGGACCTTGGCGGATCGGGCAATGAGACCCACGCCCATGCCCTCGCCAATGGGCGCATCACGGTCATGTTCTGCAACTGGCAGCAACCGGCGCTGATCCTGCGATTGTATGGCGCGGTTACGCCGGTCCTGCCGCAGGATGGCGGGTGGGACGCACTGGCTGCCCACTTCACGCTGATGCCGGGGACGCGGCAGATCTTCGATATCGAGGTGGACAGCGTACAGACCAGTTGCGGATGGGGCGTGCCGGTGATGGAGCTGGATCATGAACGCAAGACCCTGCTCAAGGCTCATGCCAATAGCGAGCCGGAGCAGTGGGCGTCCAAGATGAGCAGCCGCACATCCAGCATCGATGGACTGCCGACCCGCGCGACCGACCGATATATCGAGGGCGAATTCCCACCCGGGCTCGAATGA
- the rplT gene encoding 50S ribosomal protein L20: MPRIKRGVTTRQKHKRLLEQAKGYRGRRKNTIRVARQAVEKAGQYAYRDRKIKKRNFRALWIQRINAAVRAEGLTYSQFMHGVKLAGIELDRKIMADLAMNEEAAFAGIIAQAKKALPA, from the coding sequence ATGCCACGCATCAAACGCGGCGTTACCACGCGCCAGAAACATAAACGGCTTCTCGAACAGGCCAAGGGCTATCGCGGTCGCCGCAAGAACACCATTCGCGTTGCGCGTCAGGCCGTCGAAAAGGCCGGCCAGTACGCCTATCGCGATCGCAAGATCAAGAAACGCAATTTCCGCGCCTTGTGGATCCAGCGCATCAACGCTGCGGTTCGCGCGGAAGGGCTTACCTATTCGCAGTTCATGCACGGCGTGAAGCTTGCCGGGATCGAACTCGACCGCAAGATCATGGCCGACCTCGCCATGAACGAAGAAGCGGCGTTTGCCGGTATCATCGCGCAGGCCAAGAAGGCCTTGCCCGCGTAA
- a CDS encoding peptide chain release factor 3, whose amino-acid sequence MSGSTDNSVNSRRTFAIISHPDAGKTTLTEKLLLQGGAIHLAGEVKARGAARRARSDWMKIEQQRGISVTSSVMTFERTDPDGNTITFNLLDTPGHEDFSEDTYRTLTAVDSAIMVLDAAAGIEPQTLKLFEVCRLRSVPIITLINKIDREGRDAFELLDEIAEKLALDVSPMNWPVGMGGLFEGVFDFEENKLRLPEGDGKEYRGKVVSVEGANDPKLAEFLSPEGVARVAEEGLLAREGYAPFDYEAYRNGDLTPVYFGSALKQFGVTEVIDAIAKYAPPPRPQPSDDGEISPERDEVTGFIFKVQANMDPNHRDRIAFMRQVSGTFKRGMKLTPSGLGKPIAVHSPIMFFAQDREIADTAQPGDIIGIPNHGTLRVGDTLSENNDVRFTGLPNFAPEILRRVILKDPTKTKQLRKALDDLSEEGVIQVFYPELGAQWIVGVVGQLQLEVLVSRLSAEYKVEAVLEQSPFSTARWVLGPEAPLAEFERFNSANLARDRDGDIVFMAKSPWDVNYQAEKHTDLTFSATKER is encoded by the coding sequence ATGTCTGGCTCCACTGACAATTCGGTGAACAGCCGCCGTACCTTTGCGATCATTTCGCATCCCGATGCCGGTAAAACGACGCTGACGGAAAAGCTGTTGCTGCAGGGCGGCGCGATCCATCTGGCGGGCGAGGTCAAGGCGCGCGGGGCCGCGCGGCGTGCGCGGTCGGACTGGATGAAGATCGAGCAGCAGCGCGGCATCTCGGTAACGTCATCCGTCATGACGTTCGAGCGCACCGATCCGGATGGCAACACCATCACCTTCAACCTGCTCGACACGCCGGGGCACGAGGATTTCTCCGAAGACACCTACCGCACGCTGACGGCTGTCGATTCTGCAATCATGGTGCTGGACGCCGCCGCCGGGATCGAGCCGCAGACGCTGAAACTGTTCGAGGTGTGCCGGCTGCGGTCGGTCCCCATCATCACGCTCATCAACAAGATCGACCGCGAGGGGCGCGACGCGTTCGAGTTGCTGGACGAGATTGCGGAGAAACTGGCGCTGGATGTCAGCCCGATGAACTGGCCCGTCGGCATGGGCGGATTGTTCGAAGGGGTGTTCGATTTCGAGGAGAACAAGCTGCGGCTGCCCGAAGGCGACGGCAAGGAATATCGCGGCAAGGTGGTTTCCGTCGAGGGGGCGAATGACCCCAAACTGGCGGAATTCCTTTCGCCCGAAGGCGTGGCACGAGTGGCCGAGGAAGGGCTGCTGGCCCGCGAAGGCTATGCGCCGTTCGATTACGAGGCGTATCGCAATGGCGATCTGACCCCAGTGTATTTCGGCAGCGCCCTCAAGCAATTTGGCGTGACCGAGGTGATCGATGCCATCGCCAAATATGCACCCCCGCCGCGCCCGCAGCCTTCGGACGATGGTGAAATCAGCCCGGAGCGCGATGAAGTGACCGGCTTCATCTTCAAGGTGCAGGCCAATATGGACCCGAACCACCGCGACCGGATCGCCTTCATGCGGCAGGTTTCGGGCACCTTCAAACGCGGCATGAAGCTGACGCCGTCAGGCCTTGGCAAACCTATCGCGGTGCATTCGCCGATCATGTTTTTCGCGCAGGACCGGGAAATTGCCGACACAGCCCAGCCGGGCGACATCATCGGCATTCCGAACCACGGCACGCTGAGGGTTGGCGATACTCTGAGCGAGAACAACGACGTCCGCTTCACCGGTCTTCCCAACTTCGCGCCCGAAATACTGCGCCGTGTCATCCTGAAGGATCCGACCAAAACCAAGCAGCTGCGCAAGGCGTTGGACGACCTGTCCGAAGAGGGCGTGATCCAGGTGTTTTACCCCGAACTGGGCGCACAGTGGATCGTCGGTGTGGTGGGCCAGTTGCAGCTGGAAGTGCTGGTTTCGCGGCTGTCTGCGGAATACAAGGTGGAAGCCGTGCTGGAACAATCGCCGTTCTCCACCGCCCGGTGGGTGTTGGGTCCGGAAGCCCCGCTGGCCGAGTTCGAACGCTTCAACAGCGCGAACCTTGCGCGCGACCGTGACGGTGACATCGTCTTCATGGCGAAAAGCCCTTGGGACGTGAATTATCAGGCGGAAAAGCATACCGACCTGACCTTCAGCGCGACCAAGGAACGCTGA
- a CDS encoding alpha/beta fold hydrolase — protein sequence MTGPTSQTFFSQRLRLHYVDWGNADKPPLLLIHGGKDHCRSWDWTAEALSKDWHVIAMDHRGHGDSEWVTDGIYEAQDMVYDVAQLVHQLGLAPVTIIAHSLGGNVALRFAGIFPEQVRRIVAIEGLGPSPKTLEERQAKPYPDRAREWIEKKRKAAGRLTKRYVSLAEAQARMQEANSYLTDAQATHLTLHGVNRNEDGTFSWKFDPHLNVWPFEDTPRDTMHAIWGNIIAPALLLYGADSWASNPEGDGRMEHFNTAKVIEFDRAGHWLHHDRFDDFIDTVTDFI from the coding sequence ATGACCGGACCGACCTCCCAGACGTTTTTCTCCCAGCGCCTTCGCCTGCATTATGTCGATTGGGGCAATGCGGACAAACCGCCGCTGCTGCTGATCCATGGCGGCAAGGACCATTGCCGCAGCTGGGACTGGACAGCGGAGGCCTTGAGCAAGGACTGGCACGTCATTGCCATGGACCATCGCGGGCACGGCGATAGCGAGTGGGTGACCGACGGCATCTACGAGGCGCAGGACATGGTCTATGACGTGGCGCAGCTCGTCCATCAGCTGGGACTGGCGCCGGTTACCATCATCGCGCATTCGCTGGGCGGCAATGTCGCGCTGCGCTTTGCCGGAATATTTCCCGAACAGGTCCGCCGCATCGTGGCGATTGAAGGGCTGGGACCGTCGCCGAAGACTTTGGAGGAGCGGCAGGCGAAGCCCTATCCCGACCGCGCGCGCGAATGGATCGAGAAGAAGCGCAAGGCGGCAGGTCGGTTGACCAAACGTTATGTCTCATTGGCGGAGGCGCAGGCCCGGATGCAGGAGGCCAACAGCTATCTGACGGACGCTCAGGCTACCCATCTGACCCTGCACGGCGTCAACAGGAACGAGGACGGCACTTTCAGCTGGAAATTCGACCCGCATCTCAACGTCTGGCCATTCGAGGATACGCCCCGCGACACCATGCATGCGATCTGGGGAAACATAATCGCGCCAGCCCTGTTGTTGTACGGTGCCGATAGCTGGGCCAGCAATCCGGAAGGCGACGGGCGGATGGAACATTTCAACACCGCGAAGGTCATCGAATTCGACCGCGCCGGGCACTGGCTGCACCATGACCGGTTCGACGATTTCATCGACACCGTCACGGATTTCATCTGA
- the pheT gene encoding phenylalanine--tRNA ligase subunit beta produces MKFSLTWLKDHLETDASAQDISDALNRIGLEVEGLDDPAERLDGFCVAEVLTAQKHPDADKLQVLTVDTGEGDPLQVVCGAPNARAGMKGVLGLPGAVVPANGMELRKSAIRGVESNGMMCSVRELELGDEHDGIIELPADAPVGESFARYQGTSPVFDVAITPNRPDCMGVYGIARDLAAAGIGKLKRIAMPDFAESGESAPTIRTDDPEGCPAFYGRTITGVHNGASPDWLKQRLLSAGQKPISLIVDLTNYLMLAYGRPAHAYDLAKLDGAVVARRAKQGEQFTALNEKTYTLDDSMTVIADDQGVHDIAGIMGGLGSGCGPDTTDVLLEIAYFDPERIGTTGRKLGLASDARTRFERGVDPAFLDDGMDLLTGLIVELAGGTASAIARAGSPPTAPMVVAFDPALTQQLGGVTIAEDDQRRILTALDFAVSDDWQVTVPLRRHDIEGPADLVEEVVRIHGLDNIASVALPRAEGVARPTASREQQQERRLRRAAAARGLNEAVTWSFLPLSQAEHFAADGQHLWVLENPISEDMKAMQPSLIPGLLSAAKRNADRGTDSSRLFEIGRRYFRAKDGSSNEKPTLGIVLAGHRKARGWQNGKAQGFDAYDAKAEAMALLGEAGAPVQNLMVMGEAGAQFHPGQSGTLRLGPKNVLARFGALHPATLAAFDMDGPVMAVELFLDAIPVPKGKSGFARSAYAPPALQPVTRDFAFLFDADKPAADLLRAVKSADKQAITDARIFDVFAGQGVADGKVSIAVEVTLQPGEKSFTDDELKAVSDKIVAAAAKQDAELRG; encoded by the coding sequence ATGAAGTTCTCACTCACATGGTTGAAGGACCACCTCGAAACCGACGCCAGCGCGCAGGACATTTCCGACGCGCTCAATCGTATCGGGCTGGAAGTGGAAGGGCTGGACGATCCGGCGGAGCGCCTGGACGGCTTCTGCGTCGCCGAAGTGCTGACAGCGCAAAAGCATCCCGATGCCGACAAGCTGCAAGTGCTCACCGTCGATACCGGAGAGGGCGATCCGCTGCAGGTCGTCTGCGGCGCGCCCAATGCGCGGGCCGGTATGAAGGGCGTGCTGGGCCTGCCCGGCGCGGTGGTTCCCGCCAATGGCATGGAGCTGAGGAAGAGCGCCATTCGCGGCGTGGAATCGAATGGCATGATGTGTTCCGTGCGCGAGCTGGAGCTGGGCGACGAGCATGACGGCATCATCGAATTGCCGGCCGATGCGCCTGTGGGCGAAAGTTTTGCACGATATCAGGGCACATCGCCGGTGTTCGACGTCGCGATTACGCCGAACCGGCCGGATTGCATGGGTGTGTACGGTATCGCGCGCGATCTGGCGGCGGCGGGGATTGGCAAGCTCAAGCGGATCGCCATGCCGGATTTTGCGGAAAGTGGAGAAAGCGCGCCCACCATCCGTACGGACGATCCGGAGGGCTGCCCCGCGTTTTACGGACGCACGATTACCGGCGTGCACAACGGCGCTTCACCGGACTGGTTGAAGCAGCGCTTGCTTTCGGCAGGCCAGAAACCGATCTCGCTGATCGTCGACCTCACCAATTACCTTATGCTGGCCTATGGGCGCCCAGCGCATGCCTACGATCTGGCGAAGCTAGATGGTGCGGTTGTCGCTCGGCGCGCAAAGCAGGGCGAACAGTTCACCGCGCTTAACGAGAAGACCTACACCCTCGACGACAGCATGACCGTTATTGCCGATGATCAGGGTGTTCACGATATCGCCGGGATCATGGGCGGTCTGGGTAGCGGTTGCGGGCCGGACACGACCGACGTGCTGCTGGAAATCGCCTATTTCGATCCTGAACGCATCGGCACGACCGGCCGGAAACTGGGCCTCGCCAGCGATGCGCGCACCCGGTTCGAACGCGGCGTCGATCCTGCGTTTCTCGATGATGGGATGGACCTTCTTACCGGACTGATCGTGGAGCTGGCTGGCGGAACCGCATCAGCAATCGCCCGCGCTGGATCGCCGCCCACCGCACCGATGGTCGTCGCGTTCGATCCCGCTCTCACCCAGCAATTGGGCGGGGTCACGATTGCCGAGGATGACCAGCGCCGCATCCTGACCGCGCTTGATTTCGCCGTGTCGGACGATTGGCAGGTGACCGTACCTTTGCGCCGCCACGACATCGAAGGGCCAGCCGATCTGGTGGAGGAAGTGGTCCGCATCCACGGTCTCGACAATATTGCCAGCGTGGCTTTGCCTCGCGCCGAAGGCGTTGCGCGCCCGACTGCCAGCCGCGAACAGCAGCAGGAGCGCCGGCTGCGCCGTGCCGCTGCGGCTCGCGGGTTGAACGAGGCCGTCACCTGGTCATTCCTGCCTCTATCGCAGGCGGAGCATTTCGCCGCCGACGGGCAGCACTTGTGGGTGCTGGAAAATCCGATCAGCGAAGATATGAAGGCAATGCAGCCATCGCTCATCCCCGGCCTGCTTTCCGCTGCGAAGCGCAACGCGGATCGCGGCACGGACAGCAGCCGTCTGTTCGAAATCGGGCGGCGCTATTTTCGCGCCAAGGATGGGTCGAGCAACGAAAAACCGACGCTTGGCATCGTACTGGCGGGCCATCGCAAGGCGCGCGGCTGGCAAAATGGCAAGGCGCAGGGCTTCGATGCCTATGATGCCAAGGCAGAAGCAATGGCTTTGCTGGGTGAGGCAGGCGCGCCGGTCCAGAACCTGATGGTGATGGGCGAAGCGGGCGCGCAATTCCATCCCGGCCAGTCGGGAACCTTGCGCCTTGGCCCAAAAAACGTGCTCGCTCGGTTTGGCGCGTTGCACCCCGCGACTTTGGCGGCGTTCGATATGGACGGGCCAGTCATGGCGGTGGAACTGTTCCTCGATGCAATACCGGTGCCCAAGGGCAAGTCCGGCTTCGCTCGCAGCGCCTATGCACCGCCCGCGTTGCAGCCCGTTACTCGCGATTTCGCGTTCCTGTTCGATGCGGACAAGCCAGCCGCCGACTTGCTGCGTGCAGTCAAAAGCGCTGACAAGCAGGCCATAACCGATGCGCGCATTTTTGACGTGTTCGCTGGGCAAGGCGTGGCTGACGGGAAGGTGTCCATCGCGGTGGAAGTCACACTGCAACCGGGCGAAAAAAGCTTCACCGATGACGAGTTGAAAGCGGTGTCGGACAAGATCGTCGCCGCTGCCGCGAAACAGGATGCGGAGCTGCGCGGCTGA